A section of the Kribbella sp. HUAS MG21 genome encodes:
- the porA gene encoding pyruvate ferredoxin oxidoreductase: MRSQIEGSRAIAETVARCRPEVVCAYPISPQTHIVEALSSLVASGELTPCEFVNVESEFGAMSVAIGASAAGARAYTATASQGLLYMAEALYNASGLGLPIVMTVANRAIGAPINIWNDQSDSLSQRDSGWIQLYAESNQEAADLHVQAFRIAEELSLPVMVCMDGFVLTHAVEGIELPSQEQVDAFLPPFEPRQVLDPRDPMTIGAMVGPDAFTEVRYLAHEKHRRALTVIPRVADEFATAFWRSSGGLVRPYGCLGAETVVVALGSVLGTLKDTVDEIRAEGHKIGVLGLTTYRPFPYRAVRAALRGARRVIVLERALGLGMGGIVTADVRGSVPDKPIRTVIAGLGGRPITRGSLRGLLADAVADRLEPLTFLDLKRDVVERELS, encoded by the coding sequence ATGCGGTCACAGATTGAAGGCTCGCGCGCGATCGCCGAGACCGTCGCGCGATGCCGGCCCGAGGTGGTCTGCGCCTATCCGATCTCGCCCCAGACGCACATCGTCGAGGCGCTGAGCTCGCTGGTCGCCTCGGGCGAGCTGACGCCGTGCGAGTTCGTGAACGTCGAGTCGGAGTTCGGCGCGATGTCCGTCGCCATCGGAGCGTCCGCGGCCGGAGCACGTGCCTACACGGCGACCGCCAGCCAGGGGCTGCTGTACATGGCGGAGGCGCTCTACAACGCGTCCGGCCTCGGTCTGCCGATCGTCATGACGGTCGCGAACCGCGCGATCGGCGCCCCGATCAACATCTGGAACGACCAGAGCGACTCGCTGTCGCAGCGCGACTCCGGGTGGATCCAGCTGTACGCCGAGAGCAACCAGGAGGCGGCCGACCTGCACGTCCAGGCGTTCCGGATCGCCGAGGAACTCTCGCTGCCGGTGATGGTGTGCATGGACGGGTTCGTGCTGACTCATGCGGTCGAGGGCATCGAGCTACCGTCGCAGGAGCAGGTTGACGCGTTCCTGCCACCCTTCGAGCCACGACAGGTGCTGGATCCGCGGGATCCGATGACGATCGGGGCCATGGTGGGGCCTGACGCGTTCACAGAAGTCCGGTACCTGGCCCACGAGAAGCACCGGCGGGCGCTGACGGTCATCCCGCGGGTGGCGGACGAGTTCGCGACGGCGTTCTGGCGCAGCAGTGGCGGACTGGTCCGGCCGTACGGGTGTCTGGGGGCGGAGACCGTCGTGGTCGCGCTCGGTTCGGTGCTGGGCACGCTGAAGGACACCGTCGACGAAATACGCGCCGAGGGCCACAAGATCGGCGTCCTGGGCCTCACGACGTACCGGCCCTTCCCGTACCGCGCGGTGCGAGCGGCCCTTCGCGGGGCGCGGCGAGTGATCGTGCTGGAGCGGGCTCTCGGGCTCGGCATGGGCGGCATCGTCACGGCGGACGTGCGGGGCAGCGTCCCGGACAAGCCGATCAGGACGGTGATCGCCGGTCTCGGCGGCCGGCCGATCACGCGCGGGTCGTTGCGTGGCCTGCTCGCCGACGCCGTGGCCGATCGGCTCGAGCCGCTGACCTTCCTGGATCTCAAGCGCGACGTGGTCGAGCGCGAGCTGAGCTGA
- a CDS encoding thiamine pyrophosphate-dependent enzyme has translation MPVQRIKFYQTGSFAVGNRLLDPGRRSVQADSGRTNALTKGHRACQGCGEALGARYVLDAVMRATGNRAVTVNATGCLEVFSTPYPESSWQVPWLHSLFGNAAAVATGVAAALKVKGRTDVRVVGQGGDGGTVDIGLACLSGMFERNDDVLYVCYDNGGYMNTGVQRSGATPHGAVTTTTPAGNSFGQGKSLPLIAMAHRIPYVATATVADLRDLEYKASRAMEFHGARYLHVLVPCPLGWRTGSDETIRVARLAQETGIFPVFEALDGELTDVTRIRRVRPVAEYLRPQGRFAHLFADPVREDVIGRLQAEADRNIRTFGLVESHEVS, from the coding sequence ATGCCAGTGCAACGGATCAAGTTCTACCAGACCGGCAGTTTCGCGGTCGGGAACCGGCTGCTCGACCCCGGCCGGCGGTCGGTGCAGGCCGACTCCGGACGGACGAACGCGCTCACCAAGGGCCACCGCGCCTGTCAGGGCTGCGGCGAGGCCCTCGGGGCCCGGTACGTGCTCGACGCCGTGATGCGTGCCACCGGCAACCGTGCCGTGACGGTCAACGCCACCGGATGCCTGGAGGTCTTCTCGACGCCGTACCCGGAGTCGTCCTGGCAGGTGCCGTGGTTGCACTCGCTGTTCGGGAACGCTGCTGCCGTCGCGACCGGGGTCGCCGCCGCGCTGAAGGTGAAGGGGCGGACCGACGTGCGGGTCGTCGGGCAGGGCGGCGACGGCGGCACCGTCGACATCGGTCTGGCGTGCCTGTCGGGGATGTTCGAGCGCAACGACGACGTCCTGTATGTCTGCTACGACAACGGCGGGTACATGAACACCGGGGTCCAGCGGTCGGGAGCGACGCCGCACGGCGCGGTGACGACCACGACGCCGGCCGGGAACTCGTTCGGACAGGGCAAGAGCCTGCCGCTGATCGCGATGGCGCACCGGATCCCGTACGTCGCGACGGCGACCGTCGCCGACCTGCGCGACCTCGAGTACAAGGCGTCCCGGGCGATGGAGTTCCACGGCGCGCGGTACCTGCATGTCCTGGTGCCGTGCCCGCTCGGCTGGCGGACCGGCTCCGACGAGACGATCCGGGTCGCGCGACTGGCCCAGGAGACCGGGATCTTCCCGGTGTTCGAGGCGCTCGACGGAGAACTGACCGACGTGACGCGGATCCGCCGGGTGCGTCCGGTGGCCGAGTACCTGCGGCCGCAGGGACGCTTCGCGCACCTGTTCGCGGACCCGGTGCGCGAGGACGTGATCGGCAGGCTCCAGGCCGAGGCCGACCGGAACATCCGCACCTTCGGCCTGGTCGAGTCCCACGAGGTGAGTTAG
- a CDS encoding NAD(P)-binding protein has protein sequence MSEATKHPYAITLDVGSSLANKTGSWRTERPVYLDRMPPCNDACPAGENVQEWLARAEEGDYEAAWRQLMVDNPFPGIMGRVCYRPCETACNRATLDAPVGINSVERFLGDQAIEQGWSVTVDAPPSGKSVLVVGAGPSGLSAAYHLALRGHQVTVRDDSPEAGGMMRYGIPSYRLPREVVDAEIQRIADLGVRLELRTPVTDLDGALGEFDAVFLAVGAHVGRRADIPASDSARIVDAVSLLAGLEKGEEPLLGRRVAVYGGGNTAMDVARTARRLGAADAVVVYRRTRERMPAHDIEVREALDEGIRMRWLSTIVYAGQDHVLIEKMRLDETGFPQPTGEFEELDADAVVLALGQQADLALVRDLPGVTVADGVVQVDGRMMTGHAGLFAGGDMVPGERTVTVAVGHGKQAARNIDAWLRGTTYEHPDRPELASYDRLNTWYYADAPATLRPQLDVARRISTFDEVTGGLTPENALFEARRCMSCGNCLECDNCFGMCPDNAIIKLGPGQGYEIDLDFCKGCGLCAAECPSGAITMLRERF, from the coding sequence ATGTCCGAGGCAACCAAGCACCCCTATGCGATCACCCTCGACGTCGGATCCAGCCTGGCCAACAAGACCGGCTCCTGGCGGACCGAGCGCCCGGTCTACCTGGACCGGATGCCGCCGTGCAACGACGCGTGCCCGGCCGGCGAGAACGTCCAGGAGTGGCTCGCGCGGGCCGAGGAAGGCGACTACGAGGCCGCCTGGCGGCAGCTCATGGTCGACAACCCGTTCCCGGGGATCATGGGGCGGGTCTGCTACCGGCCGTGCGAGACGGCCTGCAACCGGGCGACGCTGGACGCACCCGTCGGGATCAACTCGGTCGAGCGGTTCCTGGGCGACCAGGCGATCGAGCAGGGCTGGTCCGTGACGGTGGACGCTCCGCCGAGCGGCAAGAGCGTGCTCGTGGTCGGGGCCGGACCGTCCGGGTTGTCGGCGGCGTACCACTTGGCGCTGCGCGGCCATCAGGTGACCGTGCGGGACGACTCGCCGGAAGCGGGCGGCATGATGCGGTACGGCATCCCGTCCTACCGGCTGCCGCGGGAGGTGGTGGACGCCGAGATCCAGCGGATCGCCGACCTGGGTGTCCGGCTCGAGCTCCGTACGCCGGTGACCGACCTGGACGGTGCGCTCGGTGAGTTCGACGCGGTCTTCCTGGCGGTCGGCGCGCACGTCGGGCGGCGTGCGGACATCCCGGCGAGCGACTCGGCGCGGATCGTGGACGCGGTCTCGTTGCTCGCCGGCCTGGAGAAGGGCGAGGAGCCGTTGCTGGGCCGGCGGGTCGCGGTGTACGGCGGTGGCAACACGGCGATGGACGTGGCCCGGACCGCGCGGCGGCTCGGTGCGGCGGACGCGGTGGTGGTGTACCGCCGTACGCGGGAGCGGATGCCGGCCCACGACATCGAGGTCCGGGAAGCGCTGGACGAGGGGATCCGGATGCGCTGGCTGTCGACCATCGTGTATGCCGGGCAGGATCACGTCCTGATCGAGAAGATGCGGCTCGACGAGACAGGGTTCCCGCAGCCGACGGGCGAGTTCGAGGAACTCGACGCGGACGCCGTGGTGCTCGCACTCGGACAGCAGGCCGACCTGGCGCTGGTCCGCGACCTGCCCGGCGTGACGGTCGCGGACGGGGTCGTGCAGGTCGACGGACGGATGATGACCGGGCACGCCGGGTTGTTCGCCGGTGGCGACATGGTCCCGGGGGAGCGGACGGTCACGGTCGCCGTGGGGCACGGCAAGCAGGCCGCCCGGAACATCGACGCCTGGCTGCGCGGTACGACGTACGAGCACCCGGACCGCCCCGAGTTGGCGTCGTACGACCGCCTGAACACCTGGTACTACGCGGACGCGCCGGCGACCCTGCGGCCGCAGCTCGACGTCGCGCGCCGGATCAGCACCTTCGACGAGGTCACCGGTGGTCTCACACCGGAGAACGCACTCTTCGAGGCGCGCCGCTGCATGTCCTGCGGCAACTGCCTCGAGTGCGACAACTGCTTCGGCATGTGCCCCGACAACGCCATCATCAAGCTCGGCCCCGGCCAGGGCTACGAGATCGACCTCGACTTCTGCAAAGGCTGCGGCCTCTGCGCGGCCGAATGCCCGAGCGGAGCGATCACGATGCTCCGCGAACGCTTCTGA
- the ppsA gene encoding phosphoenolpyruvate synthase gives MDERTANVWVTVRGVVPETGAEYALRKIRHVVGRAPGRVEQVHVVLGVAANPAHPTPAGVEVEAAVAGRAVHVHVAAAELNAAIDEAADRLRRQLTDLRERPLSRLQAARSRHRGPRPKESLMDEPRVVWLTDAAGTDLATVGGKNASLGIMLRELGAQGIKVPEGFATTAAAYREYVGTAGLGPVIARQIRRYWGKADLASVGSAIRAAFGAAELPAGLVADLTAAYERLGGDGTEVAVRSSATAEDLPDASFAGQQETFLNIRTLAELLDACRRCYASLFTDRAISYREERGFDHSAVALSIGVQRMVRSDLGSSGVMFTLDSDSGFPGVVQISAAWGLGESVVSGQVDPDEYLVFKPKIGDGELRPILSRRRGAKEIKVVYGESGGTVTVPTTPGERDRAALDDDDVLRLARWGLAVENHYGRPMDIEWAKDGRTGELFLVQARPETVQARREAASLRSYRLKETGRELVRGLAVGEAIADGRVCLLDSPADIGRFVDGSILVTRITDPDWEPIMRRAAAIVTDHGGRTSHAAIVSRELGVPAIVGTASATTDLRDGEQITVSCAEGERGVVYEGVLEYDVTDLDLGQLPRTRTKVLLNLADPAAAFRWWRLPADGVGLVRIEFVVSNHIKVHPMALIHYDTLDAEVRRQVDAATGGAVDREAYLVDRLAEGIARIAASRWPDPVIVRTSDFKTNEYARLIGGSGFEPAEENPMIGWRGASRYYSAGYREGFALECRALRKVREELGLTNVVVMIPFCRTIGEAHQVLEVMAAEGLGRGDNGLQVYVMAEIPANIILADEFAERFDGFSIGSNDLTQLTLGVDRDSDTLAALFDERDPALARSIEHLIRTAHRAGRKVGLCGQRPSDDPGFATFLVHAGIDSISVTPDSFFAVKQNVAEAERSNGFVPVPVAFPGDRQQRLDVGR, from the coding sequence ATGGACGAGCGTACTGCGAATGTATGGGTGACGGTTCGTGGAGTGGTGCCGGAAACAGGGGCGGAGTATGCGCTCAGGAAGATCCGGCATGTCGTCGGCCGGGCGCCCGGCCGGGTCGAGCAGGTGCATGTCGTGCTGGGGGTGGCCGCGAATCCGGCGCATCCGACGCCTGCGGGTGTCGAGGTGGAGGCCGCTGTGGCCGGCCGGGCCGTGCACGTCCACGTGGCGGCCGCGGAGCTGAACGCGGCGATCGACGAGGCGGCGGACCGGCTGCGGCGGCAGCTCACCGACCTCCGCGAACGCCCGCTGTCCCGGCTCCAGGCCGCCCGCTCCCGGCACCGCGGACCACGACCGAAGGAGAGCCTGATGGACGAGCCGAGGGTCGTCTGGCTGACGGATGCGGCCGGTACCGATCTGGCCACGGTGGGCGGGAAGAACGCGTCGCTCGGGATCATGCTCCGCGAGTTGGGTGCCCAGGGCATCAAAGTTCCGGAGGGCTTCGCCACGACCGCGGCGGCGTACCGGGAGTACGTCGGCACTGCCGGCCTGGGCCCGGTGATCGCGCGGCAGATCCGCCGGTACTGGGGGAAGGCGGATCTCGCGTCGGTCGGTTCGGCGATCCGGGCGGCGTTCGGCGCGGCCGAGCTGCCGGCCGGTCTGGTGGCGGACCTCACGGCAGCGTACGAACGGCTCGGTGGTGACGGCACCGAGGTCGCGGTCCGCAGCAGCGCGACCGCGGAGGACCTCCCGGACGCGAGCTTCGCGGGTCAGCAGGAGACGTTCCTGAACATCCGGACCCTCGCCGAGCTGCTCGACGCCTGCCGGCGCTGCTACGCCTCACTGTTCACCGACCGGGCCATCAGCTACCGGGAGGAGCGCGGCTTCGATCACTCCGCGGTCGCGCTGTCGATCGGCGTACAGCGGATGGTGCGATCCGACCTCGGCAGCTCCGGTGTCATGTTCACGCTCGACAGCGACAGCGGCTTTCCCGGTGTCGTCCAGATCAGCGCGGCCTGGGGACTGGGGGAGTCGGTGGTCAGCGGTCAGGTCGACCCGGACGAGTACCTGGTCTTCAAGCCGAAGATCGGTGACGGCGAGTTGCGGCCGATCCTGTCGCGCCGCCGCGGTGCGAAGGAGATCAAGGTCGTGTACGGCGAGTCCGGCGGCACGGTCACGGTTCCGACGACACCCGGCGAGCGCGACCGGGCGGCTCTGGACGACGACGACGTCCTGCGCCTGGCGCGGTGGGGCCTCGCGGTCGAGAACCACTACGGCCGGCCGATGGACATCGAATGGGCGAAGGACGGCCGGACCGGTGAGCTGTTCCTGGTCCAGGCGCGGCCGGAGACCGTGCAGGCCCGGCGGGAGGCCGCGTCGCTGCGGTCGTACCGCCTCAAGGAGACCGGGCGGGAGCTCGTGCGGGGGCTGGCGGTCGGCGAGGCGATCGCGGACGGCCGCGTGTGCCTGCTGGACTCGCCGGCGGACATCGGCAGGTTCGTGGACGGCTCGATCCTGGTGACCCGGATCACCGACCCGGACTGGGAGCCGATCATGCGCCGGGCGGCGGCGATCGTCACCGACCACGGCGGCCGGACCTCGCACGCCGCGATCGTCAGCCGCGAGCTCGGCGTCCCGGCGATCGTCGGCACCGCGTCGGCCACCACGGATCTCCGCGACGGTGAGCAGATCACCGTGTCGTGTGCCGAAGGCGAGCGTGGCGTCGTCTACGAGGGCGTGCTGGAGTACGACGTCACGGACCTCGACCTCGGGCAGCTGCCGCGGACCCGCACGAAGGTGCTGCTGAATCTCGCGGACCCGGCGGCCGCGTTCCGGTGGTGGCGGCTGCCCGCGGACGGTGTCGGCCTGGTGCGGATCGAGTTCGTGGTGAGCAACCACATCAAGGTGCATCCGATGGCGCTGATCCACTACGACACGCTCGACGCCGAGGTCCGGCGGCAGGTCGACGCCGCGACCGGTGGTGCGGTCGACCGGGAGGCGTATCTGGTCGACCGGCTCGCGGAGGGCATCGCGCGGATCGCGGCCTCCCGCTGGCCGGATCCGGTGATCGTGCGGACGAGCGACTTCAAGACCAACGAGTACGCGCGCCTGATCGGCGGCTCGGGTTTCGAACCGGCCGAGGAGAACCCGATGATCGGCTGGCGGGGCGCGAGCCGGTACTACAGCGCCGGGTACCGCGAGGGCTTCGCGTTGGAGTGCCGCGCGCTGCGCAAGGTCCGCGAGGAGCTGGGCCTGACGAACGTCGTGGTGATGATCCCGTTCTGCCGGACGATCGGTGAGGCGCACCAGGTGCTCGAGGTGATGGCGGCGGAGGGGCTGGGGCGTGGGGACAACGGGCTACAGGTGTACGTGATGGCGGAGATCCCGGCGAACATCATCCTGGCGGACGAGTTCGCGGAACGCTTCGACGGCTTCTCGATCGGCAGCAACGACCTCACCCAGTTGACGCTGGGCGTCGACCGGGACTCCGACACCCTCGCCGCCTTGTTCGACGAACGCGACCCGGCGCTCGCCCGGAGCATCGAGCACCTGATCCGGACCGCGCACCGGGCCGGCCGCAAGGTCGGGTTGTGCGGGCAGCGGCCCAGCGACGACCCGGGCTTCGCGACGTTCCTGGTGCACGCCGGCATCGACTCGATCTCGGTGACGCCGGACAGCTTCTTCGCGGTGAAGCAGAACGTGGCCGAGGCCGAGCGGTCGAACGGCTTCGTGCCGGTGCCGGTGGCGTTCCCCGGTGATCGGCAGCAGCGGCTCGACGTCGGCCGGTAG
- a CDS encoding fructose-bisphosphate aldolase, with translation MIMQKRAALNELGLSTGKKARLHRILFDHGLRNGTALFLPYDQGLEHGPRDFFANPKASDPRYVMKLAIAGEFNGVAIQIGLAEKFFWDYAGEIPLILKLNGKTDIPSDAAALSPVHASVEDAVRLGADAVGYTLYVGSPAQEADFAQYRTIRADAQRLGMPLIVWAYPRGEAIEAKGGKDSFYAVDYAARVASELGADVVKVNFPHPDKRDRVKRPYDENFSAQQAIDGVVRSANRTLVLVSGGERAGDEAMYRKAEQAMDAGGLGLIFGRNVWQRGYDESLDFIDGLKEILVQHPSQ, from the coding sequence ATGATCATGCAGAAGCGCGCAGCACTGAACGAACTCGGCCTGAGCACGGGGAAGAAGGCCCGGCTGCACAGGATCCTGTTCGACCACGGCCTGCGGAACGGCACGGCGTTGTTCCTGCCGTACGACCAGGGCCTCGAGCACGGGCCGCGGGACTTCTTCGCGAACCCGAAGGCGTCCGATCCGCGGTACGTCATGAAGCTCGCGATCGCCGGGGAGTTCAACGGCGTCGCGATCCAGATCGGGCTCGCGGAGAAGTTCTTCTGGGACTACGCCGGCGAGATCCCGCTGATCCTGAAGCTGAACGGCAAGACCGACATCCCGTCCGACGCGGCCGCGCTGTCACCCGTGCACGCGAGTGTCGAGGACGCGGTCCGGCTGGGTGCGGACGCGGTCGGCTACACGCTGTACGTCGGGTCGCCGGCGCAGGAGGCCGACTTCGCGCAGTACCGCACGATCCGCGCCGACGCGCAGCGGCTCGGGATGCCGCTGATCGTCTGGGCGTACCCGCGCGGCGAGGCGATCGAGGCGAAGGGCGGCAAGGACTCGTTCTACGCCGTCGACTACGCGGCGCGGGTGGCGAGCGAGCTGGGCGCGGACGTGGTGAAGGTGAACTTCCCGCATCCGGACAAGCGCGACCGGGTCAAGCGGCCGTACGACGAGAACTTCTCCGCGCAGCAGGCGATCGACGGCGTGGTCCGCTCGGCGAACCGCACCCTGGTGCTGGTGTCGGGTGGGGAGCGCGCCGGCGACGAGGCCATGTACCGCAAGGCCGAACAGGCGATGGACGCCGGCGGCCTGGGCCTGATCTTCGGGCGGAACGTGTGGCAGCGCGGATACGACGAATCGCTGGACTTCATCGACGGGTTGAAGGAAATCCTCGTCCAGCACCCCAGCCAATGA
- a CDS encoding universal stress protein, translated as MKKYILVGVDDTPEAQIALRWAVDAAEQRELPVRVVRAYLADLKRWPAVSMAGYVPPPMPLGTLQHELDEAVQYARDRLGYDGASGWLADEDPARALLIEADGAEMVVVGSRSPNKMAAAFLGSVATALAAKAPCPVVVVRGERRAGTIVVGTDGSPDSEDAVAFAFEEAARTGEPLRVVYCWQPQAEHAASIGSTEALLKNWLAESLEPYRRKFPTVLARAAVLAGRASAQLNKMSADASLVVVGSRGRGGVTGLLLGSVSQSLLHHADSPVAIVRRPKES; from the coding sequence ATGAAGAAGTACATCCTCGTGGGTGTGGACGACACGCCCGAGGCGCAGATCGCGCTGCGGTGGGCCGTGGACGCGGCCGAGCAGCGCGAGCTGCCGGTCCGGGTCGTGCGGGCCTACCTCGCCGATCTCAAGCGCTGGCCGGCGGTCAGTATGGCCGGCTACGTACCGCCGCCGATGCCACTGGGCACGCTGCAGCATGAGCTGGACGAGGCGGTGCAGTACGCGCGGGACCGGCTCGGGTACGACGGCGCGTCCGGGTGGCTCGCGGACGAGGACCCGGCGCGGGCGCTGCTGATCGAGGCCGACGGCGCCGAGATGGTCGTGGTCGGCAGCCGGTCGCCGAACAAGATGGCGGCCGCGTTCCTCGGGTCGGTGGCGACGGCTCTGGCCGCGAAGGCGCCCTGCCCGGTGGTCGTGGTTCGGGGTGAACGCCGGGCCGGGACGATCGTCGTGGGGACCGACGGGTCGCCGGACTCCGAGGACGCGGTGGCGTTCGCGTTCGAGGAGGCCGCGCGGACCGGAGAGCCGCTCCGGGTGGTGTACTGCTGGCAACCGCAGGCAGAACACGCGGCATCGATCGGGAGCACCGAGGCGCTGCTGAAGAACTGGCTGGCGGAGAGCCTCGAGCCGTACCGCCGGAAGTTCCCGACGGTGCTGGCGCGTGCCGCGGTCCTGGCGGGCCGGGCCAGTGCGCAGCTGAACAAGATGTCGGCGGACGCCTCACTGGTCGTCGTCGGCTCCCGCGGCCGCGGCGGCGTGACGGGCCTGCTGCTGGGGTCCGTCAGTCAGAGTCTGTTGCACCACGCGGACTCGCCGGTGGCGATCGTCCGCCGGCCGAAGGAGTCATGA
- a CDS encoding CBS domain-containing protein, which yields MRHYLTVSDVMTKDVVTVAEDTPFKAVAAILAEHHISAVPVRDVYGGVAGVVSETDLLRKEEFQRVHRPRWSRRRHQAKAEALTAGQLMTSPAVTVEGGCTLDEAARLMAARGLTRLVVTDGDKLVGVVTRSDLLSAYLATDQETVARVRRDVIDRHLWDDPRAVEVSVLEGVVTLSGQVEKHSTAAFAEHLTTGVDGVVAVRNKLTWVVDDLSRAPGAIFY from the coding sequence ATGCGGCACTACCTGACGGTTTCCGACGTGATGACGAAGGACGTCGTCACGGTCGCGGAGGACACCCCGTTCAAGGCGGTCGCCGCGATCCTGGCCGAGCATCACATCAGTGCGGTGCCGGTCCGCGACGTGTACGGCGGGGTGGCCGGTGTCGTGTCCGAAACGGATCTGCTGCGCAAGGAGGAGTTCCAGCGGGTCCACCGGCCGCGCTGGTCGCGTCGCAGGCACCAGGCGAAAGCCGAGGCGTTGACCGCCGGCCAGTTGATGACCAGTCCGGCAGTGACCGTCGAAGGCGGATGCACGCTGGACGAGGCGGCGCGGTTGATGGCTGCTCGTGGGCTGACCCGTCTGGTGGTGACCGACGGCGACAAGCTCGTCGGTGTCGTGACCCGTTCGGATCTCCTCAGCGCTTACCTCGCGACGGATCAGGAGACGGTCGCACGGGTACGGCGTGACGTCATCGATCGCCACCTGTGGGACGACCCGCGGGCAGTGGAAGTGTCCGTACTGGAGGGCGTGGTCACACTGTCAGGCCAGGTGGAGAAGCACAGTACCGCCGCCTTCGCCGAACACCTCACAACCGGCGTCGACGGAGTCGTGGCCGTACGCAACAAGTTGACCTGGGTCGTCGACGACCTGTCCCGGGCCCCGGGCGCCATCTTCTACTGA
- a CDS encoding ABC transporter permease subunit: MFRTVYLKSLYDARRGLLGWSAAIVALVLVECALWPAVRDLRGPNTGAGFLNHQLFTLVLPALFVAYGVGHGARTLAGEAERGTLELLFATPVSGARIVCEKALALASSVAVLGLAVFAATTAGSEIFALGITAADAAGGALATTLLGLEYGVLALAVGALTGRRSAAVGVAAAAATAAYLVHIAGDAVPRLASWQPYSPVHQAIGNGPLGAGLQLSYLWLLAGAAGLLIVALPALDGRDISTSR; this comes from the coding sequence ATGTTCCGTACCGTCTACCTGAAGTCGCTGTACGACGCCCGCCGTGGTCTGCTCGGCTGGTCGGCGGCGATCGTCGCGCTGGTCCTGGTCGAGTGCGCGCTGTGGCCGGCGGTCCGCGACCTGCGCGGGCCGAACACCGGCGCCGGCTTCCTCAACCACCAGTTGTTCACTCTCGTGCTCCCCGCGCTGTTCGTGGCCTACGGCGTCGGGCACGGCGCCCGCACGCTCGCGGGCGAGGCGGAGCGAGGCACGCTCGAACTGTTGTTCGCGACCCCTGTCTCCGGAGCCCGCATCGTCTGCGAGAAGGCGCTCGCACTGGCGTCCTCGGTCGCGGTGCTCGGACTCGCGGTGTTCGCCGCCACCACTGCCGGCAGCGAGATCTTCGCCCTCGGGATCACCGCGGCCGACGCGGCGGGCGGTGCCCTGGCGACAACCCTGCTCGGCCTCGAGTACGGCGTCCTCGCGCTGGCCGTCGGCGCGCTCACCGGCCGCCGCTCGGCCGCTGTCGGCGTTGCCGCTGCCGCAGCGACCGCGGCCTACCTCGTCCACATCGCGGGCGATGCCGTTCCACGGCTCGCATCGTGGCAGCCCTACTCCCCTGTCCATCAGGCCATCGGCAACGGACCGCTCGGAGCCGGCCTCCAGCTCAGCTACCTCTGGCTGCTCGCCGGCGCTGCCGGTCTCCTCATCGTTGCCCTTCCGGCCCTCGACGGCCGCGACATCTCGACCAGCAGGTGA
- a CDS encoding ABC transporter ATP-binding protein — protein MDQVIRTRNLTKRFGRRTALDRLSLDVPRGVVFGYVGPDGAGKTTTVRLLAGLARPSAGSAMVFGFDAADRYEAVQRRIGYLPGDFAAYPDLTGAQYLDYFAHLYGGVERSRGELLAQRFRLDLRVRIGTLSRGNRQQLGIVQAFLHDPELLILDEPVTGLDDPARDEFRQLLRETRDAGRTVFLTSHSPSEVEAVADTIAFLRAGRLLDAAGDQERTPCSVPST, from the coding sequence ATGGATCAGGTGATCCGGACCCGCAACCTGACCAAGCGGTTCGGTCGCCGAACCGCGCTCGACCGACTGAGTCTCGACGTACCGCGCGGTGTCGTGTTCGGGTACGTCGGCCCGGACGGCGCCGGCAAGACGACCACCGTCCGGCTGCTGGCCGGACTCGCCCGCCCGTCGGCAGGCTCCGCGATGGTGTTCGGCTTCGACGCCGCCGACCGGTACGAAGCGGTACAGCGCCGGATCGGTTACCTGCCGGGCGACTTCGCCGCCTACCCCGACCTGACCGGCGCGCAGTACCTCGACTACTTCGCGCACCTCTACGGAGGTGTCGAGAGGTCCCGCGGCGAGCTGCTGGCACAGCGGTTCCGCCTGGACCTCCGCGTCCGGATCGGAACGCTGTCGCGCGGGAACCGGCAGCAGCTCGGCATCGTGCAGGCGTTCCTGCACGACCCCGAGCTGCTGATCCTCGACGAGCCGGTCACCGGCCTGGACGACCCGGCGCGAGACGAGTTCCGTCAACTGCTGCGGGAGACACGGGACGCCGGCCGAACCGTCTTCCTCACCTCGCACTCACCGTCCGAGGTCGAGGCAGTCGCCGACACCATCGCGTTCCTGCGCGCCGGCCGGTTGCTCGACGCCGCTGGGGACCAGGAGCGAACACCATGTTCCGTACCGTCTACCTGA